The Pseudorasbora parva isolate DD20220531a chromosome 25, ASM2467924v1, whole genome shotgun sequence genome segment GGAAATGTACGTTTCTGGTAGAATGTCCCATTTAATGTAAAAGCTGCAGGATTTCAGCTGCATCTAGAAAATTGACAAAAATCGGATGCATATATGTATGAACGTGGTCCAGACTGgaaataaatttgaaaattattttaattattacataaaataataataataaacaagtgtgtttatattatatatatatatatatatatatatatatatatatatatatatatatatatatatatatatatatatatgaagataCATATTCATTAAACTATACATTAAACTCTATATAATTTTATACCTTGATatcatgcaaatatttctgcaGTTTTCACTCTTTTGATTTTCAGCGCCAGTGCTTTTCCACTACAGACTAAAGCGCACGATAAAGCAGCCCTCTTTAGTTGCCGTTACAGAATTTCTTTTTATTCAATGAACTGCCTGTTACTTAGCAAAATATTTAAGTTATTAGTTGTTAGTTAACTTAAACTGATTGTAACATTGTTTACATCATATTTCCCAGtgacatattttttttcaaatttttgtATGAAATGTGTCTTTGgtggaaatttttttttaaacattcagatGTTTTCTTAAAACCATGTATCAATTCTGCTATTTATGTTACAGGCAAGGTCTGTATTTGAGAGGTTACATTCAGACTGTCAGTCCAAATCAGATTGTGTGCATCCTCCCTTTAGAGCTCTCCAAAACCACGCCTCCTTCAGAACACATGAACGCAAACAGCAGAGTCTGCAAAGTGTCACGAGAGGTGCTGTTAAATTACCTCCTGTCGCAAAGTACACatcattacaataataatgaacataaacaacTTACAGAGCAAATCCTACCAGTCTAAGGACGTAAACAGCTCTGGGTAGAACGTTGAGAGTTGCCATCTCGTAATTACAGATATAAGAGGGTGTGAACGCAGAATAAGCTAGTTTTGGTTCAGGAGGAACTGCTGTTTGTTTGTGGAACTCTGTGACTGTCTGTCTACAACTCAGCATAGCCTTATGGACCGAATGCAATTACTGAAAATGTTTTGGTCCCGAGATTCCACTGAAGGTATATGTAGGCCtacatgttttaatatttagaccACTTCTATTATTGATTGCTATTAGGATGTGAAGAAAGTTTCAACCAGAAAAAAACAGTCTACCCTACCTTAAGCAGTAGCAGAAAAAAACAGGCATACAAAATACAAGCAGAACAAGGGTGTGATGTGCACAAGTTAGAGATATTCTACTTACAGGCTCACAGTCATCTGGATTAAAGGGCGGGCATTGTTTAAAGCTCTTTATTGTCATAAACATGCCGTTCCTTTTCAGACAGGTGgcattcatacatttaaaattgtactcCATTCCATCCTAAACAAAAAGAGAGACAGGTACATGAAGACTGAAGAAAAGAGCAGATTCACTGTTTGATGAActgaacaaataaataaaaggttgGTAATGTTTTCAATTGTACCTTGAGAACATGTCTGGTGTTGTCTGGTGCATCATAAATACAGCCCACTTGTGTACATGATCCACAGCACTCTCCATCTTTTTTCACATAATCAAACCCCTTGGAGATTTTTTATtgtgaaaggaaaaaaaagatatgacTAAAACAATAAACTACagtatgtaaaaaaataacactgtGTGTTGGGGCGGTACAAACTTTCTCATTAGGtggaaaaatgtgttaaatcttgaaaatgaaaacaacaaaaaatgcatCCAGTGTGACATGTGGAGCTAGAGCTTCAACTTACAGGCGCACAGTCATGTGAACTCAAGGAAAGGCATTCTGTTTTGATCTTCTCACTCACAAATGAGTTATTCACTTTAAGGCAGTTAACAGTTTCACATGTATAATAGTCGACTTGTCCATGCTaaaaaaaagacagacagaATCAATGAAGATCGAACAGAACAGATTCTTTGTCTGATGAGCTGAAAGAATAAAGAAAAGTTTTTAGATGTACCTTGAGAACATGTGTGGTGTTGTCTGGTGCATCATAAATGCAGGCCGTTTGTGTACATGATCCACAGCACTCGCCATCTTTTTTCACATATTCAAACCCCTAGTAGCAAACAAAGTTTATCATTTGAATTATCAAGCAGAATTTGGATTAATGCCACTCTTGTCAGCGATCCACAATGCAATTAACCAACAATAAAGTATTGTGACTATCTGAGAACATAATGTTGCTTTGGTGCTGTACAAACTTCCTCAATGATTGAGAAATGTGTAAAAACAGAGTGTAATATGACAAAAAGAAACAACCATTCAAAGTTCAAACTGAACAAAGTGTGTGACATGGAGTTGAAGCTAGAGCTTCTACTTACAGGCCCACAGTCCTTTGAACTCAAGTAAGGACATTTTGTGTTGGTCTTTTCAATCACAAACAAGCCATTCACTAGACGGCAAGTAACAGTTTCACATTTGTATTTGTACTCCTCTCCATCCTACCAACAAATAGACAGGCACACATTGAAGAAACAACTCAGATTCTGATAAACTGGAAAAAAATCAAGACATTTGAGAATGTATTGCAAATGTACCTTGAGAGAATGTCTGGTGTTGTCTGGTGCGTCATAAATGCACCCCACTTGAGTACATGATCGACAGCACTCTCCATCTTTTTGCATATATTTAAACCccttcaggtaaaaaaaaaagtttgtgagCAAGGATATGAGCACACAGTGCTGTACTGTGGCTTAAATAAGAACTAATATACATCCAGAAGTGTTTGATGTTGAGTTGAAGCTAGAGATTGTACTTACAGGCCCACAGTCTTGTGAACTCAAGGACATTCTGTTTTGATCTTCTCAATCACAATTGAGCCATTAATTCTATAACATGTAACAGTTTCACATTTGTCATGGTCTCCATCCTATCAAAAGACAGATTGACTCCATAAAGAT includes the following:
- the LOC137065409 gene encoding intestinal mucin-like protein, translating into MSLSSQDCGPGFKYMQKDGECCRSCTQVGCIYDAPDNTRHSLKDGEEYKYKCETVTCRLVNGLFVIEKTNTKCPYLSSKDCGPGFEYVKKDGECCGSCTQTACIYDAPDNTTHVLKHGQVDYYTCETVNCLKVNNSFVSEKIKTECLSLSSHDCAPGFDYVKKDGECCGSCTQVGCIYDAPDNTRHVLKDGMEYNFKCMNATCLKRNGMFMTIKSFKQCPPFNPDDCEPGTVQLDKDGCCEICKPRNCVLLKNVTRLHVNDCISIEDVNVNSCTGHCDDGSMYSMEKNVMMHSCSCCRETKVEEKLVTLKCANNTEIPYNYMYVESCTCTPTKCVDTKTP